One Bacillota bacterium DNA segment encodes these proteins:
- a CDS encoding acyltransferase family protein: MSEQRNGPRLLYINNLRIVLIILIIMLHTAITYGASGSWYYSEPATDMVPVVLLTLFCAVVQSFALGLFFMLSGYFTPGSYSRKGAGAYLRDRFIRLGIPLVVYYFMINPLIVYILYVRCMGKSIPFENFFGSGPLWFVETLLLFALGYYLWRRLRRAESRERKSPRGSDLLKYAIILSLAGFLVRIWWPVGESFSNLQFGFFPGYIGWFVIGIAAYRNNWIADFRDSVGIQWLIISGLGILLLPVIMLSCGATESVTPFLGGLTWQSFVYSTWEAFVGTGLVAGLLVVFRRRFNRQARFTKLLADNVYTVYIIHAPVIVFFAYTTRGVHLYPLLKFVIAAVIGISLCFLISHFIVRRIPYSEKVL, from the coding sequence GTGTCGGAACAAAGAAACGGTCCGAGACTTCTGTATATCAATAACCTGCGGATAGTGCTCATTATACTGATCATCATGCTTCATACGGCTATTACGTATGGGGCTTCAGGTTCCTGGTATTATTCCGAGCCTGCCACGGATATGGTTCCCGTCGTGCTGCTCACTCTTTTTTGCGCCGTCGTCCAGTCCTTTGCCCTGGGGTTGTTTTTCATGCTGTCCGGTTATTTTACTCCCGGGTCATATTCCCGGAAGGGGGCCGGCGCTTATCTTCGGGACCGTTTCATCCGTTTAGGAATACCCCTCGTGGTTTATTATTTCATGATTAACCCGCTGATTGTGTACATTTTATATGTCAGGTGCATGGGGAAATCCATACCATTCGAAAATTTTTTTGGGTCCGGCCCGCTCTGGTTTGTCGAGACTTTACTCCTATTTGCTCTCGGTTACTACCTTTGGCGCAGGTTGCGCAGGGCGGAAAGCAGGGAAAGGAAGTCTCCCCGGGGGAGCGATCTGTTAAAGTATGCGATTATTCTGTCACTTGCCGGCTTCTTGGTCCGAATTTGGTGGCCGGTCGGCGAGAGCTTTTCCAATCTGCAGTTCGGCTTTTTCCCGGGTTATATAGGATGGTTTGTTATTGGAATCGCCGCTTACAGGAATAATTGGATCGCAGATTTCAGGGATTCAGTCGGGATTCAATGGCTTATAATTTCCGGACTCGGCATCCTGTTATTACCGGTGATAATGCTGTCATGCGGGGCTACGGAAAGCGTGACCCCGTTTTTAGGCGGGCTTACCTGGCAGTCATTCGTCTATTCCACATGGGAAGCCTTTGTCGGGACGGGTCTGGTTGCGGGTCTGCTCGTTGTCTTTAGAAGGAGGTTCAACCGCCAGGCAAGGTTTACTAAGCTCCTCGCCGACAATGTGTATACCGTTTACATAATTCACGCCCCTGTTATCGTCTTCTTCGCTTACACAACTCGCGGCGTGCACTTATACCCGCTGCTGAAGTTCGTTATTGCGGCGGTTATCGGCATAAGCCTGTGCTTTCTTATCAGTCATTTTATCGTGAGACGTATCCCTTATTCGGAAAAGGTTCTGTAG
- a CDS encoding YafY family protein, whose amino-acid sequence MKLDRLLGITIILINRNRVQAKELAEMFGVSVRTVYRDIEAINQAGIPVVAFRGANGRIGVVDGYRLGGNVLTSDELASIFSALKSVSSSLDDSSVRVVLEKIKGLVPKSREESFKAKTEQVFIDFSPWGTDPRFTGKMDTLRGAIQACLMVSFTYCSARGDVTARTVEPHTLVLKEQKWYLYAFCGLRNGFRLFKLTRIKDLKVLETGFRRREINLEELPWDKGWNAPQNLVKLVLKFEAGMRTLAEDWFGVENVCPDGAGGCIVEAVLPEDEWLCGFILSFGHRVEVLEPESLRLKTKKIAARICGLY is encoded by the coding sequence ATGAAACTGGACAGGCTGCTCGGAATTACAATCATCCTGATAAATAGGAACCGCGTGCAGGCGAAAGAGCTTGCGGAGATGTTCGGCGTCTCCGTGCGGACCGTATACAGGGACATCGAAGCGATAAACCAGGCGGGGATTCCGGTCGTCGCCTTCCGGGGCGCGAACGGGAGGATCGGCGTCGTTGACGGCTACCGGCTCGGCGGGAACGTGCTGACGAGCGATGAGCTTGCCTCCATATTCTCCGCCCTGAAGAGCGTGTCTTCGTCACTGGACGATTCCTCGGTCCGGGTGGTTCTTGAAAAAATAAAGGGGCTGGTGCCCAAAAGCCGGGAGGAAAGTTTCAAAGCGAAAACCGAGCAAGTCTTCATCGACTTTTCCCCATGGGGGACCGACCCCCGTTTCACCGGAAAAATGGATACGTTGAGAGGAGCGATCCAGGCCTGCCTGATGGTTTCTTTTACTTACTGCAGCGCCCGCGGGGATGTAACGGCAAGGACCGTTGAACCGCATACACTCGTGCTTAAAGAACAGAAGTGGTATCTTTACGCCTTTTGCGGCTTGCGAAACGGGTTCAGGCTATTCAAGCTTACGAGGATTAAAGACCTGAAAGTGCTGGAGACGGGCTTCAGGCGAAGGGAGATCAACCTTGAAGAACTGCCCTGGGATAAAGGCTGGAACGCCCCGCAGAACCTGGTTAAGCTGGTCCTGAAGTTTGAAGCGGGGATGAGGACCCTGGCGGAAGACTGGTTCGGTGTCGAAAACGTTTGTCCGGACGGGGCCGGCGGCTGTATCGTCGAGGCCGTATTGCCGGAGGACGAGTGGCTTTGCGGTTTTATCCTGAGCTTCGGGCATCGTGTTGAGGTGCTCGAACCCGAAAGCCTGAGGCTGAAGACCAAAAAAATCGCCGCGCGGATATGCGGACTTTACTGA
- a CDS encoding zinc ribbon domain-containing protein, whose translation MSGTFCQSCGMPLATEGLYGTEKDGVKNRDYCVYCYANGGFTQPDITMEEMMRICIPHMTKSGMGEEEARSLLNAGLPVLKRWKKPMTAFCGLDCALCEAFIATARDDDALRVKVAAEWAKAYNVPIKPEHINCTGCNSTGVKTYYCAHMCEVRKCAVERRFGTCAECSDFPCGKLDEVLNMAPQAKETLALLRKE comes from the coding sequence ATGTCCGGGACCTTTTGCCAGAGCTGCGGCATGCCGCTGGCCACCGAAGGCTTGTACGGAACCGAAAAAGACGGCGTCAAGAACCGCGATTACTGCGTTTACTGTTACGCTAACGGGGGGTTCACCCAGCCCGATATCACCATGGAGGAAATGATGCGGATCTGCATCCCGCACATGACGAAAAGCGGCATGGGCGAAGAGGAGGCGCGGTCGCTGCTTAATGCCGGCCTGCCGGTGCTGAAACGCTGGAAGAAACCGATGACCGCCTTCTGCGGGCTGGACTGCGCCCTCTGCGAAGCCTTCATTGCGACCGCGCGCGACGACGACGCGCTCCGGGTGAAGGTGGCGGCGGAATGGGCGAAGGCGTACAACGTGCCGATCAAACCGGAACACATCAACTGTACCGGCTGCAATTCGACCGGAGTAAAAACCTATTACTGCGCGCACATGTGCGAAGTCAGGAAATGCGCCGTGGAGCGCCGGTTCGGTACCTGCGCGGAGTGTTCCGATTTTCCGTGCGGAAAACTGGACGAGGTTTTGAACATGGCGCCGCAGGCTAAAGAAACCCTGGCATTGCTGCGGAAGGAGTAA
- a CDS encoding YtrH family sporulation protein: MNGLGQRLVIIFFTAGGVLLGAALAGALGAALTGQPSISTMLRLAREVKIWAIVAAIGGSFSTFEIFDSGLFHGEITAVVRQLLYVLASLAGAQSGYYLIMTLGGGNE; encoded by the coding sequence TTGAACGGACTCGGACAGCGGCTGGTGATTATTTTCTTTACGGCCGGAGGAGTTCTCCTCGGCGCGGCCCTGGCGGGCGCGCTCGGGGCGGCTTTGACCGGCCAGCCGTCGATCAGCACCATGCTGCGTCTGGCGCGGGAGGTGAAGATCTGGGCGATCGTCGCAGCCATCGGGGGGTCTTTTTCCACCTTCGAAATCTTTGATTCCGGTCTTTTCCACGGTGAGATAACTGCCGTCGTCAGACAGCTTCTCTACGTCCTGGCCAGCCTGGCCGGGGCCCAGTCCGGGTATTATCTCATAATGACGCTGGGTGGAGGAAACGAATGA